Proteins from a genomic interval of Psychrobacter urativorans:
- a CDS encoding glutathione peroxidase has product MSTIYEFSAEHMDGTPQEFADYKGKVLLIVNTASKCGFTPQFEGLEALYQQYKAQGLMVIGFPCNQFGNQDPGSNYEIGAFCQKNYGVTFPMMAKIDVNGSNAHPIFDWLKEQKGGVLTDGIKWNFTKFLVGSDGQVIDRYAPTIKPEAIKADIEQALANRQ; this is encoded by the coding sequence ATGAGCACTATTTATGAGTTTAGCGCCGAGCATATGGATGGTACACCGCAAGAATTTGCGGACTATAAAGGGAAAGTGTTACTTATCGTCAATACCGCCAGTAAATGTGGCTTTACCCCGCAGTTTGAAGGTTTAGAGGCATTGTATCAACAATATAAAGCTCAAGGATTGATGGTTATCGGCTTTCCTTGTAATCAATTTGGTAACCAAGACCCTGGTAGTAATTATGAGATAGGCGCATTTTGTCAAAAGAATTACGGCGTAACTTTTCCAATGATGGCAAAGATAGATGTCAACGGCAGCAATGCCCATCCAATCTTTGACTGGCTAAAAGAGCAGAAGGGTGGGGTGTTAACCGATGGTATCAAATGGAACTTTACTAAGTTCTTAGTGGGTAGTGATGGGCAAGTCATTGATCGCTATGCACCTACCATCAAGCCTGAAGCTATAAAAGCAGATATTGAACAAGCATTAGCCAATCGTCAGTAA
- a CDS encoding ABC1 kinase family protein: MLLSHRARLLELWRIAASYRIDTHFSIEDTPQLQPLARLIRLHPAAWGKKHQPNGIKYALEDMGTLFLKLGQLLSTRRDLVPPEIINQLIQLQDQVKPFAPDIAIAQIEDKKYGLGQSVDTLFARFDTKPLAAASIAQVHTAALYDGREVVIKVVRPDIRTTIIADFELLRELANWLSARVEAARAVHIIDIVEDYRQVMLNELDLTLEAENTTKMRNNFLGSALMYVPEVYDAAKNVMVMERIQGVPISQTQLFDQLGYDRAALAEKGLTIFFTQVFRDNFFHADMHPGNVFVETPPIKTLTANMPPVDLGHEPRYIGLDCAIMGTLSKNDQLIVARMLLAVMNNNFTALVDIVSRAGWIPPHTDKHALMRDMSRTVAPMLQKSINDIDFAGVLMQILDIARRHHMTIPPQLMLLLKTLVHVEGLGRDLYPDLDIWSLAKPILSSWVKEQLDPMRNLQQLRQRLPELLLSSMDIPKLLDQGLQSLAAQGARQDSQLREIQQIRADMLNDRRRDWIALAGFGLFIAIATQVVGWLSPIFYVLAILAVIWRILG, translated from the coding sequence ATGCTACTATCTCATCGCGCCCGTCTCCTTGAACTTTGGCGCATTGCAGCAAGCTATCGTATTGACACTCATTTTTCTATCGAAGATACGCCGCAGCTACAACCTCTGGCACGTTTAATTCGTCTACACCCTGCCGCTTGGGGCAAAAAGCATCAGCCTAATGGCATTAAATACGCGCTCGAAGATATGGGCACGCTATTTTTAAAGCTTGGACAATTGCTTTCCACCCGTCGTGATTTAGTGCCGCCTGAGATTATTAACCAGTTAATTCAACTACAAGACCAAGTCAAACCTTTCGCGCCAGATATAGCCATTGCTCAAATTGAAGATAAAAAATATGGTTTAGGGCAGTCTGTTGATACTTTATTCGCGCGTTTTGATACTAAGCCGTTAGCGGCTGCTTCCATTGCGCAGGTACATACCGCCGCACTCTATGATGGTCGCGAAGTGGTGATCAAAGTCGTGCGCCCTGACATTCGCACCACCATTATTGCGGACTTTGAGCTGCTACGCGAGCTTGCCAATTGGCTATCAGCGCGTGTAGAAGCAGCGCGTGCCGTACATATTATTGATATTGTCGAAGACTATCGGCAAGTGATGCTTAATGAGTTAGATTTAACCCTTGAAGCTGAAAACACGACTAAGATGCGCAATAATTTCTTAGGCTCAGCGCTGATGTATGTGCCAGAAGTCTATGACGCTGCTAAGAATGTGATGGTCATGGAGCGTATTCAAGGGGTCCCTATTTCACAAACGCAGCTCTTTGATCAGCTTGGTTATGACCGTGCCGCCCTCGCAGAAAAAGGCTTAACCATCTTTTTTACCCAAGTCTTTCGTGATAACTTTTTTCATGCGGATATGCATCCGGGTAATGTGTTCGTTGAGACGCCACCTATCAAGACGCTGACGGCTAATATGCCACCAGTAGATTTGGGGCACGAGCCGCGATATATTGGGCTTGATTGCGCCATCATGGGTACCTTATCCAAAAATGATCAGCTAATCGTGGCACGGATGCTGCTTGCCGTTATGAATAACAACTTCACGGCATTAGTAGATATCGTTAGCCGTGCAGGTTGGATACCACCCCATACCGATAAGCATGCCTTGATGCGTGATATGAGTCGTACTGTAGCCCCCATGTTGCAAAAATCGATTAATGACATCGATTTTGCGGGCGTATTGATGCAAATACTTGATATCGCCCGTCGTCATCACATGACCATTCCGCCGCAGCTCATGCTACTCCTTAAAACCTTGGTACACGTTGAAGGCTTAGGTCGCGACCTCTACCCTGACCTTGATATTTGGTCACTTGCCAAACCTATTTTAAGTAGCTGGGTAAAAGAACAGCTCGACCCAATGCGCAACTTACAACAGCTACGGCAGCGTCTTCCAGAACTTTTGTTATCAAGTATGGATATTCCTAAATTGCTTGACCAAGGCTTGCAAAGCTTAGCGGCACAAGGTGCACGTCAAGACAGTCAGCTGCGTGAAATTCAACAAATCCGCGCGGATATGCTCAATGACCGTCGTCGTGACTGGATAGCGTTAGCAGGTTTTGGACTATTTATTGCTATTGCTACTCAAGTGGTTGGTTGGTTATCACCTATCTTTTACGTTTTAGCTATACTGGCAGTGATTTGGCGTATTTTAGGTTAA
- a CDS encoding aminotransferase class I/II-fold pyridoxal phosphate-dependent enzyme, whose translation MNSDKDKQAQAERLARLRRDKGMTAEQLAQAMTQAGTKVSRGAISNWERGTNGIVSSKLPVLARILGCSEGYLLRGDLNVAINDDNATINKNQDNKAHNNQADSNQADNNQTTMDNNKKGFMTTNANHTSEQEATLDTASSTQDTPDSPLMTQNEHLEAMAHPNKQPSPDSTTMDGSSMTLLKKSDKLQNVCYDIRGPLLQTANKMEAEGQRILKLNIGNPAPFGLHAPHEILRDVALNLPEAIGYSDSQGIFAARKAVLHYYQSKGLHSAVNVGDVYLGNGVSELIVMTMQALLNDGDEVLIPMPDYPLWTAATNLAGGTAVHYRCNEDDNWQPDIEDIKSKITSKTKGIVVINPNNPTGALYSDDILKQIIEVAIQHDLIIMADEIYDRVLYDNTVHTPMCTLTDDVLVLSYNGLSKSHRIAGFRAGWMMLSGKKQHASDFIEGLTMLASMRLCSNVPGQYAIQTAMGGYQSMKELTSEKGRLHKQRELAISRLNAIPGISCTMPQGAFYCFPKIDPAVYPVKNDMDFMMDLLLEENVLMVQGTGFNWDAPDHFRLVFLPNMQDLEDAMDRLDRFFAKKRLQYGTN comes from the coding sequence ATGAATAGTGACAAGGATAAACAGGCTCAAGCTGAGCGTTTAGCAAGGTTGCGCCGTGACAAAGGCATGACCGCTGAACAATTAGCACAGGCAATGACCCAAGCTGGCACAAAAGTCAGTCGCGGCGCTATTTCTAATTGGGAGCGTGGTACTAATGGAATTGTTTCCTCAAAGCTTCCGGTACTGGCGCGTATCTTAGGCTGTAGCGAGGGCTATTTATTAAGAGGCGATCTGAACGTTGCTATTAATGATGACAATGCTACCATTAATAAGAATCAAGATAACAAAGCGCATAATAATCAAGCAGACAGTAACCAAGCGGACAACAACCAAACCACAATGGACAATAATAAGAAGGGATTTATGACTACCAACGCAAATCATACGAGCGAGCAAGAAGCTACCTTAGATACTGCTAGCAGTACGCAAGATACCCCTGATTCACCCTTGATGACTCAAAACGAGCATTTAGAAGCTATGGCTCACCCAAACAAACAACCCTCACCCGATAGCACAACTATGGATGGCAGTTCTATGACCTTATTAAAAAAATCTGATAAGTTACAAAACGTTTGCTATGACATTCGTGGTCCATTATTGCAAACAGCCAATAAGATGGAAGCGGAAGGTCAACGTATTTTAAAGTTAAACATTGGTAATCCAGCTCCTTTTGGTCTACATGCGCCACATGAAATCCTACGTGATGTGGCACTGAATTTGCCTGAAGCGATTGGTTACTCGGATTCACAAGGTATCTTTGCGGCCCGCAAAGCGGTTTTGCATTATTACCAATCAAAGGGCTTACATTCTGCTGTTAATGTGGGCGATGTGTATTTGGGTAATGGCGTATCTGAATTAATCGTCATGACTATGCAAGCATTGCTGAATGATGGTGATGAGGTGTTGATTCCAATGCCAGATTATCCATTGTGGACAGCGGCGACTAACCTCGCTGGTGGTACTGCGGTACATTATCGTTGTAATGAAGACGATAATTGGCAACCTGATATCGAAGATATTAAATCGAAAATCACCAGCAAGACTAAAGGTATTGTGGTTATTAACCCCAACAACCCTACTGGTGCCTTATATTCAGATGACATCTTAAAGCAAATCATCGAAGTGGCTATACAGCATGATTTGATTATTATGGCTGATGAAATATACGATCGCGTTCTTTATGACAATACCGTACATACACCAATGTGTACCCTGACTGATGATGTATTGGTGCTATCTTATAATGGTCTATCAAAATCACACCGTATTGCAGGTTTCCGTGCGGGCTGGATGATGTTATCAGGTAAAAAACAGCATGCATCTGACTTTATTGAAGGTCTGACTATGCTTGCGTCAATGCGTCTGTGCTCAAACGTGCCAGGACAATATGCCATTCAAACCGCAATGGGCGGCTATCAAAGCATGAAAGAGCTGACCTCAGAAAAAGGTCGCTTACACAAACAACGTGAGCTTGCCATTTCACGCCTTAATGCCATTCCGGGTATTTCATGCACCATGCCACAGGGTGCTTTCTATTGCTTCCCTAAAATAGATCCTGCCGTATATCCTGTTAAAAACGACATGGATTTTATGATGGACTTATTGCTTGAAGAAAACGTGTTGATGGTACAAGGTACTGGCTTTAACTGGGATGCGCCTGACCATTTCCGTCTCGTGTTCTTGCCTAATATGCAAGATTTAGAAGATGCGATGGATCGCTTGGATCGCTTCTTTGCTAAAAAACGTCTGCAATATGGTACAAACTAA
- a CDS encoding FFLEELY motif protein, translating into MSALSELQNHLTRYWALPYHQDAALESKLVEVQAWQRARIQRTHNELFEQPKNRPMADYFLTQLYGGGEFKLLAKQLERILPKAKKLERLAKETVLETGSLAIQAAILAIELDMHLAEWLLAQELPVNEENMLAAYQAVDEAGERRTQINNLKDVCYRTDKYLNSFMLKKVFALAKNTAYSHNFQPMYDFIDAGFKAMKPLDSVGGFIEPFCKRELLIIDQIHAPANKGNVSAFAVS; encoded by the coding sequence ATGTCTGCATTATCTGAGCTACAAAACCATTTAACCCGTTATTGGGCGCTGCCTTACCACCAAGACGCTGCTCTTGAATCTAAGCTTGTCGAAGTTCAAGCATGGCAACGGGCGCGTATTCAGCGTACACATAACGAATTATTTGAGCAGCCAAAAAACAGACCGATGGCAGATTATTTTCTTACCCAATTGTATGGTGGTGGCGAATTTAAACTATTAGCCAAACAATTAGAACGTATTTTACCTAAAGCTAAAAAGCTTGAGCGCTTAGCAAAAGAGACGGTACTTGAGACGGGTAGTTTAGCGATTCAGGCAGCAATTTTAGCGATTGAATTAGATATGCACTTGGCGGAATGGTTATTGGCGCAAGAGTTGCCAGTTAATGAAGAAAATATGCTTGCTGCTTATCAAGCGGTTGATGAAGCAGGCGAACGCCGTACGCAAATCAATAATCTTAAAGATGTTTGTTATCGTACAGATAAGTATCTCAACTCGTTTATGTTAAAAAAGGTATTTGCACTGGCTAAAAACACTGCCTATAGCCATAACTTTCAGCCAATGTATGACTTTATCGATGCCGGCTTCAAAGCAATGAAACCACTTGATAGCGTTGGTGGTTTTATTGAACCCTTCTGCAAGCGTGAGCTGCTGATTATTGACCAAATTCATGCGCCTGCCAATAAAGGCAACGTTTCTGCATTTGCTGTATCATAG
- a CDS encoding ATPase encodes MPKNKSKHQQENHLSENPQLPQAVSAQFSEDVINQLLIPNPLSQFSMDKDALRLALVTAQFALRATRQQTPPTTNKPTGLLVLVNGMEQAGKGTAVTQLREWVDPRLLKVEATIGYPSLNHQPIWQAHIKAMPRHGDVMVYFGNWYADLLYNIMRMVSTDFPSDEKSTKNKKSNKKSAKNKTAKNKQPDLKQALPIAKWQDYLQQQLIELQAFERDLAVNHTKLLKCWFHVDAETLQARLNDEEVDPKFLYQMDWSNAEVLAQFNEVAAMLLSQQGDWVIIDGGDKSQAATRFCHEVLQAMQGALASSHVSVDDNLSSNDSNTSQIDKNGNDKSTKAADNINLANENSANTNLRQDLLIFTPVEIPKLLTDIGNPDIDKAVYHEQIAAKQAKLAELLRARGGRHVVFAFEGMDAAGKGGAIKRLVAPLDPREYQIYNIGAPMLYELQHPYLWRFWTRLPNEQTDRISRIAIFDRTWYGRVLVERIESLATADEWQRAYAEINRFEGDLVAADTIVLKYWLAIDKKEQLARFESRDDTPHKQFKLTDEDWRNREKWEDYVQAAADMLARTDTVAAPWCVVATNDKRYARLQVLEHAITQLENSL; translated from the coding sequence ATGCCAAAAAATAAATCAAAGCATCAGCAAGAAAATCACTTGTCTGAAAATCCGCAACTTCCACAAGCTGTGAGTGCCCAATTTAGTGAAGACGTAATCAATCAGCTTCTCATCCCTAATCCGTTAAGTCAGTTTTCGATGGATAAAGACGCGCTTAGATTGGCATTAGTTACTGCCCAATTTGCCCTACGCGCCACGCGTCAGCAAACACCGCCAACGACCAATAAACCGACGGGGCTGCTAGTATTGGTTAATGGAATGGAGCAGGCAGGTAAGGGCACGGCGGTCACACAACTGCGGGAATGGGTCGATCCGCGCTTATTAAAAGTTGAGGCGACGATTGGTTATCCCTCATTAAACCATCAACCGATTTGGCAGGCGCATATCAAAGCCATGCCGCGTCACGGTGATGTGATGGTTTATTTTGGTAACTGGTATGCCGACTTGCTATATAACATCATGCGCATGGTGAGCACTGATTTCCCAAGTGATGAAAAGTCTACTAAGAATAAGAAAAGTAATAAAAAATCCGCTAAAAATAAAACTGCTAAAAATAAGCAGCCAGATTTAAAGCAAGCGCTTCCTATTGCAAAGTGGCAAGATTATTTACAGCAGCAACTCATTGAACTACAGGCTTTTGAGCGTGACCTTGCGGTTAACCACACCAAATTACTAAAGTGTTGGTTTCATGTCGATGCTGAAACACTACAAGCGCGGTTAAATGATGAGGAAGTGGATCCCAAGTTTTTATACCAAATGGATTGGAGTAATGCTGAGGTCTTAGCACAATTTAACGAGGTTGCAGCCATGCTGTTGAGCCAACAAGGCGACTGGGTCATCATTGATGGCGGAGATAAATCACAGGCAGCGACCCGTTTTTGTCATGAAGTGCTACAAGCAATGCAAGGTGCACTAGCCAGTAGTCATGTGTCTGTTGACGATAACCTTAGCAGTAATGATAGCAATACTAGTCAGATTGATAAAAACGGTAATGATAAATCTACTAAAGCGGCTGATAACATAAATTTGGCTAATGAAAATTCAGCCAATACAAATTTGCGTCAAGATTTATTGATATTTACGCCAGTCGAAATACCCAAATTACTGACAGATATTGGTAATCCTGACATTGATAAAGCTGTTTATCATGAGCAGATTGCTGCAAAACAAGCCAAGCTTGCTGAGCTTTTACGCGCGCGTGGCGGTCGTCATGTAGTATTTGCCTTTGAAGGTATGGATGCAGCGGGCAAGGGCGGGGCGATTAAAAGGCTAGTTGCACCTCTTGATCCGCGCGAATATCAAATTTATAATATTGGCGCACCGATGCTCTATGAATTACAGCATCCGTATTTGTGGCGGTTTTGGACGCGACTTCCTAATGAGCAAACTGACCGTATTAGTCGTATCGCCATCTTCGATCGCACCTGGTATGGCAGGGTTTTGGTTGAGCGTATTGAGAGTTTGGCAACTGCTGATGAATGGCAACGCGCCTATGCCGAGATTAATCGCTTTGAGGGAGATTTAGTGGCAGCCGACACCATTGTGCTGAAATACTGGCTGGCCATTGATAAAAAAGAGCAGTTAGCCCGCTTTGAAAGTCGTGATGACACCCCGCACAAGCAATTTAAACTCACCGATGAAGATTGGCGTAACCGCGAGAAGTGGGAAGACTATGTACAAGCAGCGGCAGATATGCTGGCACGTACTGATACCGTTGCTGCGCCGTGGTGTGTAGTGGCGACCAATGACAAGCGCTATGCGCGTTTGCAGGTACTTGAACACGCCATTACGCAGCTTGAAAACAGTTTATAA
- a CDS encoding inorganic phosphate transporter has product MGISNQSIKPASTGTMKVNIFFALLLVGMTSYFLWWGFDYTLHQQTPLFIVATAFGVFMAFNIGGNDVANSFGTSVGAGTLTIPQALGIAAIFEVSGAVLAGGEVTNTIRSGIVDLDGLSVTPNQFIYVMLSALIAAAFWLLFATKKGLPVSTTHAIIGGIVGSSIVLGVTLGGTEMALSAVNWGQIGTIAISWVISPLLGGVLSYILYGQIKKNIIEYNDRTEAHLVTLKDNKKVLKQTHKQYLDSLTESEQLAYTSAMLRDQEIYRDDDCVVEDLETDYYKELYELENERSNLDTLKALKKWVPIIAAAGAAVMTAMVVFKGLKNVNGDMTNLNGLLIMGMIAALVWLATFIYTKSIRGKHKEDLTKATFIMFSWMQVFTASAFAFSHGSNDIANAVGPFAAIMDVIRTNTIATEAAVPPAVMLTFGVALIVGLWFIGKEVIQTVGTNLAKMHPASGFSAELAAAAVVMGASTMGLPVSSTHTLVGAVLGIGIVNRDTNWALMKPIGLAWIITLPAAALMSAISYMILTSIF; this is encoded by the coding sequence ATGGGTATTAGCAACCAGTCTATAAAGCCGGCTAGCACCGGCACTATGAAAGTTAATATATTTTTCGCCCTTCTTCTAGTCGGGATGACCAGCTACTTTTTGTGGTGGGGTTTCGATTACACCTTGCACCAGCAGACGCCGCTATTTATTGTTGCCACGGCTTTTGGTGTCTTTATGGCATTTAATATTGGCGGTAATGACGTTGCCAATTCATTTGGTACCTCAGTTGGGGCAGGGACGTTAACGATTCCGCAGGCGCTCGGTATCGCTGCGATATTTGAGGTGTCAGGAGCAGTGCTGGCAGGCGGTGAGGTGACCAATACCATTCGTAGCGGCATTGTCGATTTAGATGGTTTATCAGTCACACCCAATCAGTTCATTTATGTCATGCTATCAGCGCTCATCGCTGCTGCATTTTGGCTACTGTTTGCCACCAAAAAAGGTCTACCCGTTTCGACCACGCACGCTATTATCGGCGGTATAGTGGGCAGCTCCATTGTATTGGGTGTCACTTTAGGTGGTACTGAAATGGCGTTATCTGCCGTAAATTGGGGTCAGATTGGCACGATCGCTATTTCTTGGGTAATATCACCGCTACTAGGCGGCGTGCTTTCTTATATTTTATATGGTCAGATTAAGAAAAATATCATTGAGTACAATGATAGAACAGAGGCGCATCTTGTCACTCTAAAAGACAATAAAAAAGTGCTAAAGCAAACGCACAAACAATATTTAGACAGCTTGACAGAGTCAGAACAGTTGGCTTATACCTCAGCGATGTTACGTGATCAAGAAATCTATAGAGATGATGATTGCGTTGTCGAAGATTTAGAAACAGATTATTACAAAGAACTTTATGAGCTTGAAAACGAGCGTAGCAACCTTGATACCCTAAAAGCACTGAAAAAATGGGTACCTATTATCGCTGCTGCAGGCGCGGCAGTCATGACGGCGATGGTGGTGTTTAAAGGTCTAAAAAACGTCAATGGTGATATGACTAATCTAAATGGCTTATTGATCATGGGCATGATCGCAGCACTAGTGTGGCTTGCTACCTTTATCTATACCAAAAGTATACGCGGTAAGCATAAAGAAGACTTGACCAAAGCCACCTTTATCATGTTTAGCTGGATGCAGGTCTTTACGGCGTCTGCTTTTGCCTTTAGTCATGGCTCAAACGATATTGCCAACGCTGTTGGTCCTTTTGCTGCGATTATGGACGTTATCCGTACTAATACCATCGCTACAGAAGCAGCAGTACCACCTGCTGTCATGCTAACCTTTGGTGTCGCACTGATTGTAGGTTTATGGTTTATTGGTAAAGAAGTGATTCAGACGGTTGGTACAAATTTGGCAAAAATGCATCCGGCTTCTGGCTTTTCAGCCGAGCTTGCTGCTGCTGCTGTCGTTATGGGCGCATCAACGATGGGTCTACCTGTATCAAGTACGCATACCTTAGTTGGTGCGGTTTTGGGCATTGGTATCGTCAATAGAGACACCAATTGGGCGCTGATGAAGCCTATTGGATTGGCGTGGATTATTACCCTTCCTGCCGCAGCTTTAATGTCGGCAATCAGTTATATGATATTAACCAGCATCTTTTAG
- the ruvB gene encoding Holliday junction branch migration DNA helicase RuvB, whose protein sequence is MSQDRLINPLEGLGDAPDANIRPALLAEYIGQPVVREQMEVFIGAARARDEALDHTLIFGPPGLGKTTLANIIAREMGGNLRSTSGPVLERAGDLAAMLTNLEAGDVLFIDEIHRLSPVIEEILYPAMEDFQLDIMIGEGPAARSIKLDLPPFTLVAATTRAGLLTSPLRDRFGIVQRLEFYNIADLTTIVSRAARLMRVPMSEDGAVEIARRARGTPRIANRLLRRVRDYAEVRGDGSINGDIAASALDMLAVDRRGLDHLDRRYIEILHERFDGGPAGVEAVAAAMAEDRGTLEDVIEPYLIQQGYVLRTARGRMLTQMAIDQM, encoded by the coding sequence ATGAGCCAAGATCGTTTGATTAATCCGCTAGAAGGGCTGGGTGATGCTCCTGATGCTAATATTCGCCCTGCGTTACTGGCTGAATATATCGGACAGCCCGTGGTACGTGAGCAAATGGAAGTCTTTATTGGGGCGGCACGCGCACGTGATGAGGCGCTTGACCATACTCTTATTTTTGGACCACCGGGTCTAGGTAAGACCACGCTTGCCAATATTATCGCTCGTGAAATGGGCGGCAATTTGCGCTCAACCTCAGGACCCGTGCTTGAGCGCGCAGGCGATTTGGCAGCCATGCTGACCAATCTTGAAGCGGGCGATGTGCTATTCATTGATGAGATTCATCGTCTCAGTCCAGTTATTGAAGAGATTCTGTATCCGGCTATGGAAGATTTCCAGCTCGATATTATGATTGGTGAAGGTCCTGCGGCACGCTCAATTAAGCTAGATTTACCACCGTTTACCTTAGTTGCGGCAACTACGCGTGCGGGATTATTGACCTCGCCATTGCGGGATCGCTTCGGTATTGTGCAGCGTTTAGAGTTTTATAATATTGCAGATTTGACCACGATTGTCAGTCGTGCGGCAAGGTTAATGCGCGTGCCGATGAGCGAAGATGGCGCGGTTGAGATTGCCCGCCGTGCACGTGGTACACCGCGGATTGCCAACCGTTTATTGCGCCGTGTACGTGACTATGCGGAGGTCAGAGGCGACGGTAGTATCAACGGTGATATTGCTGCGAGTGCCCTCGATATGTTAGCAGTCGATCGACGCGGATTGGATCATTTAGACCGACGCTATATTGAAATTTTGCATGAGCGTTTTGATGGTGGTCCTGCGGGCGTTGAAGCGGTAGCGGCGGCAATGGCTGAAGATCGCGGGACGTTAGAGGATGTGATTGAACCGTATTTAATTCAACAAGGTTATGTACTGCGCACCGCACGTGGACGCATGCTGACGCAAATGGCGATTGATCAAATGTAA
- the msrB gene encoding peptide-methionine (R)-S-oxide reductase MsrB, with product MQDHQLTQEEIAQLTEADWKQRLSADEYHVMREKGTERPFTGVYNDTNDKGIYRCKGCGAKLFDSESKFEASCGWPSFDQGIDNKAITEHVDNSLGMTRTEVTCSNCNAHLGHVFPDGPRETTGMRYCINSVSIDLDKEDK from the coding sequence ATGCAAGACCATCAACTGACTCAAGAAGAGATTGCACAGTTAACAGAAGCAGATTGGAAACAACGCCTCAGCGCTGACGAATATCATGTCATGCGCGAAAAAGGCACTGAGCGTCCCTTTACTGGCGTTTATAACGACACTAACGATAAAGGTATCTATCGCTGTAAAGGCTGCGGTGCTAAATTATTCGACTCTGAAAGCAAATTTGAAGCCAGTTGTGGCTGGCCAAGTTTCGACCAAGGCATCGATAATAAGGCTATTACAGAGCACGTGGACAACTCACTAGGCATGACCCGCACAGAAGTTACTTGTAGTAACTGTAATGCACATTTAGGGCACGTATTCCCTGACGGTCCACGTGAGACCACTGGTATGCGCTATTGCATCAATTCAGTCTCTATCGATTTAGATAAAGAAGATAAGTAG
- the ubiE gene encoding bifunctional demethylmenaquinone methyltransferase/2-methoxy-6-polyprenyl-1,4-benzoquinol methylase UbiE produces MTDNSNVHLDSDHLDSDSANSANQQTGHSHIQDKLVKDSIAHSQDISAKAQARNSHALNQVIENRATIEHNQASDFTQVQDLPTGTPQGQQTTMLNSNTPAHSNTQAPKQATFNQRDDINNPHTSDTDGAEETHFGYETVNKAEKQARVADVFTSVAKKYDIMNDLMSFGIHRLWKRYAISLSGVRAGQHVLDIAGGTGDLAKVFSREVGKNGHVVLSDINAAMLEVGRERLINAGCNNVDFVLANAETLAPFEDNSFDLLTISFGLRNVTDKDAALRAMYRVLKPGGRLLILEFSKPIFEPLSKAYDLYSFTALPLMGKIVANDSESYRYLAESIRMHPDQQSLKQMMEQAGFEKCDYNNLTFGIVAVHRGFKA; encoded by the coding sequence ATGACTGATAACTCAAACGTTCATTTAGATAGTGACCACTTAGATAGTGATAGCGCGAATTCTGCTAATCAGCAAACTGGACACAGCCATATTCAAGATAAACTGGTCAAAGACAGTATTGCTCATAGTCAAGATATCAGCGCCAAAGCACAAGCACGTAATAGCCATGCGCTGAATCAAGTCATCGAAAATCGTGCTACCATAGAACACAACCAAGCCAGTGACTTTACCCAAGTACAAGACTTACCAACGGGTACACCGCAAGGACAACAAACAACGATGCTAAATAGCAACACGCCAGCCCACTCTAATACGCAAGCGCCAAAACAAGCTACTTTTAATCAGCGTGATGATATTAATAATCCGCATACGTCAGATACTGATGGCGCAGAAGAAACTCATTTCGGCTATGAAACTGTGAATAAAGCTGAAAAACAAGCGCGCGTTGCCGATGTCTTTACGTCTGTTGCCAAAAAATATGACATTATGAATGACTTAATGTCATTTGGTATCCATCGTTTATGGAAACGTTATGCCATCAGCTTATCTGGTGTGCGTGCAGGTCAGCATGTGCTTGATATCGCAGGCGGCACAGGTGACTTGGCAAAAGTATTTAGCCGTGAAGTGGGTAAGAATGGTCACGTAGTATTATCCGATATCAATGCGGCAATGCTAGAAGTGGGTCGTGAGCGTTTGATTAATGCCGGTTGTAATAACGTTGACTTTGTATTAGCGAATGCGGAAACGCTTGCGCCATTTGAAGATAATAGTTTTGACTTATTGACGATTAGTTTCGGTCTACGTAACGTAACCGATAAAGACGCCGCACTACGTGCCATGTATCGCGTCCTTAAGCCAGGCGGTCGTTTATTGATTTTAGAGTTCTCAAAACCTATCTTTGAGCCGTTATCTAAAGCGTACGATTTATACTCATTTACCGCACTGCCACTGATGGGCAAGATTGTGGCGAACGATTCTGAAAGCTATCGCTATCTAGCCGAGTCAATTCGGATGCATCCAGATCAGCAGTCATTAAAGCAGATGATGGAGCAAGCAGGCTTTGAGAAGTGCGATTATAATAATTTAACGTTCGGTATCGTGGCAGTGCATCGCGGCTTTAAAGCCTAG